The proteins below are encoded in one region of Triticum aestivum cultivar Chinese Spring chromosome 1B, IWGSC CS RefSeq v2.1, whole genome shotgun sequence:
- the LOC123145324 gene encoding uncharacterized protein codes for MGTPTSFKFFASDDRQVGHLLAAVDAAASRCTAAAQRLEAAATKEGKLKGKGEEAEADAARATKLAAEQLASAAEEVAVAKKTLAVVTHAVAKAALADASSATSALVDLLEKDGHTPAQVAAATGTAAKVLLAIADKQALASAARADAVSAASFAKAATSFAASPTNFYVFSWERVEPSNINQQEGPAPRKENGDGRNSYMKAFMGGRGGGGPRGQIIATAARLINREMAKHGQVMSINNIAEILSSPVDVGSPQLKAILPHLVTIAPQLPIPEQLLPELLLPSQPPAIPQVLLPPAFHAASEVAKEVQPTVKQGGWKDINVRNLIVTTTIGWCYGMGLDAAYKEVKDYRPDLSKLGQLSLDETPEPQASGKNFE; via the exons aTGGGTACACCCACATCCTTTAAGTTCTTCGCCTCCGACGACCGTCAGGTGGGGCACCTGCTCGCTGCCGTCGATGCGGCGGCGTCCCGGTGCACGGCGGCGGCGCAGCGTCTCGAGGCCGCAGCGACCAAGGAGGGTAAGCTCAAGGGCAaaggggaggaggccgaggccgacgCGGCGCGCGCCACAAAGCTCGCCGCCGagcagctcgcctccgccgccgaggAGGTGGCCGTCGCCAAGAAGACGCTCGCCGTCGTGACGCACGCCGTCGCCAAGGCCGCCCTGGCAGACGCATCTTCAGCCACCAGTGCGCTCGTGGATCTACTCGAGAAGGACGGCCACACCCCCGCCCAAGTCGCAGCCGCCACTGGAACCGCTGCTAAGGTCCTGCTCGCCATCGCCGACAAGCAGGCGCTGGCCTCTGCCGCTCGCGCCGATGCGGTCTCCGCCGCTTCCTTCGCCAAGGCTGCAACCTCATTCGCAGCGTCCCCGACAAACTTTTACGTCTTCTCCTGGGAGCGCGTTGAGCCATCCAACAT CAACCAGCAAGAAGGTCCAGCTCCTAGGAAGGAGAACGGAGATGGGAGAAACAGCTACATGAAGGCGTTCATGGGGGGCCGCGGTGGGGGAGGTCCGAGGGGGCAGATCATTGCAACGGCAGCTCGCTTGATCAACCGGGAGATGGCCAAACATGGCCAGGTCATGTCGATCAACAATATCGCAGAAATCTTGAGCTCTCCGGTCGATGTCGGGTCACCTCAACTAAAGGCCATCCTGCCCCATCTTGTTACAATCGCTCCCCAGCTCCCCATCCCCGAGCAGCTCCTTCCCGAGCTGCTTCTGCCATCGCAGCCGCCAGCCATACCTCAAGTCTTGCTTCCGCCGGCCTTCCATGCGGCTTCCGAGGTTGCCAAGGAGGTCCAGCCGACGGTGAAACAGGGTGGGTGGAAGGACATCAACGTTAGAAACTTAATCGTGACTACTACAATCGGATGGTGCTACGGCATGGGGCTGGATGCGGCCTACAAGGAGGTCAAAGACTACCGCCCTGATTTGTCCAAGCTGGGACAGCTCTCACTCGACGAGACCCCCGAGCCTCAGGCTAGTGGTAAGAACTTCGAGTAG
- the LOC123145332 gene encoding DNA polymerase epsilon catalytic subunit B: MHYNLTIFVCCRIKELISLTVLLGFIRQSSTMSKSLVHYGEQKSCAVTTAKRLAEFLGDSMVKDKGLHCQYIVAPESEATLVTAVPVAVFETDTEIAKFIYENGAKSPRKQISDLFLIGLTTSSA, from the exons ATGCATTATAATCTAACAATATTTGTCTGTTGCAGGATCAAGGAATTGATATCTCTGACAGTGTTGCTTGGGTTCATAAGGCAGTCAAGTACAATGAGTAAATCCCTAGTTCACTATGGAGAACAAAAGTCATGTGCTGTAACTACAGCGAAAAGACTTGCGGAATTCCTTGGAGATTCCATGGTTAAAGACAAAGGACTGCACTGCCAATATATAGTTGCCCCAGAGTCAGAA GCCACTCTAGTGACCGCTGTTCCGGTGGCTGTTTTTGAGACAGATACTG AAATTGCAAAGTTCATTTATGAAAATGGCGCAAAGTCTCCACGGAAGCAAATATCTGATTTATTCTTGATTGGTCTCACTACAAGCAGCGCCTAA